Proteins from a genomic interval of Verrucomicrobium sp.:
- a CDS encoding type 1 glutamine amidotransferase, which produces MPNSLQGKVIAVLIADGFEQSEYEKPVEALQEAGAEIKIVSPCREEVKAWNHDAWGIRVPVDLALEQAQSGDFDGLLLPGGVMNPDTLRMEEDAVSFVRDFFDEGKPVAAICHGPQLLIEADVVMDRRLTSYPSIRTDLENAGAEWVDEEVVVDQGLVTSRSPKDLPAFNEKMVEEFAEGVHAG; this is translated from the coding sequence ATGCCCAATTCCCTTCAAGGCAAGGTCATCGCCGTCCTCATCGCGGACGGCTTTGAACAGAGCGAATACGAAAAGCCAGTCGAGGCCCTCCAGGAAGCGGGCGCGGAGATTAAGATCGTCTCCCCCTGCAGGGAAGAGGTGAAGGCCTGGAACCACGACGCGTGGGGTATCCGTGTGCCGGTCGATTTGGCGCTGGAACAGGCGCAGAGCGGCGATTTCGACGGGCTGCTCCTGCCCGGCGGGGTGATGAATCCCGACACGCTGCGCATGGAGGAGGACGCCGTCTCCTTTGTCCGCGACTTCTTTGACGAGGGGAAGCCGGTGGCCGCGATTTGCCACGGGCCGCAGCTCCTCATTGAGGCCGATGTGGTGATGGACCGCCGGCTGACGTCCTATCCCTCCATCCGGACCGACCTGGAAAACGCCGGGGCGGAATGGGTGGACGAGGAGGTGGTGGTCGACCAGGGACTGGTCACCAGCCGCTCACCGAAGGACCTGCCCGCCTTCAACGAGAAGATGGTGGAGGAATTCGCCGAGGGCGTCCACGCAGGCTAG
- a CDS encoding GldG family protein translates to MSNPTFAKAQRSQLGLNSLLTIVLALAVLAMANYVGFRYYVRHDFSKGSYYKLSDKTVKILKNLPDEVEITTLMANSGLRSEIENLLREYRYKGGSKIKLEFIDAGVDIPRAEELIRKYNLDPKQENVIVIEYKDRHKVINDSSLAEYSQPNPFTGEAGELKAFKGEAQFTAAIQALVEGKTAKVYFLTGHGERDLADTTNPVGIGGLKIYIERDNLTAAPLNLAHEGAIPKDADALVIAGPRSPLTANEVQAIATYLADKGKVILFQDPQAVTGLEPVAQQYGIVLQDTRVLGALNMAGKRYLLNTAIGTEYADHPAVRLLKGMNLKMDNARSLALLKDPASPNVSKATALVKTPAGFWGETNLEDPNPQFNPGADIPGPLILAVAYDGGEIPGDGAKLVGSRLVVVGGSTFLTNGKLDMTGLDFFLSLLNWELQKNLAIGISPKAAQEFGLNVSPLQKSTIIVLALALAPGLAFLTGTAVWFSRRR, encoded by the coding sequence ATGAGCAATCCCACCTTCGCCAAGGCCCAGCGCTCCCAGCTTGGCCTCAACAGCCTCCTGACCATCGTCCTGGCGCTGGCCGTGCTGGCCATGGCCAACTACGTCGGCTTCCGCTACTATGTCCGGCACGATTTCTCCAAGGGCAGTTACTACAAGCTCTCGGACAAGACGGTCAAAATCCTCAAGAACCTCCCGGACGAGGTGGAAATCACCACCCTCATGGCCAATTCCGGCCTCCGTTCGGAAATCGAGAATCTCCTGCGCGAATACCGCTACAAGGGCGGCAGCAAGATCAAGCTGGAGTTCATCGACGCGGGCGTCGACATCCCGCGGGCCGAGGAACTGATCCGGAAGTACAACCTCGATCCGAAGCAGGAAAACGTCATCGTCATCGAGTACAAGGACCGCCACAAGGTCATCAATGACTCCTCCCTGGCCGAATACAGCCAGCCCAATCCTTTCACCGGCGAGGCGGGCGAGTTGAAGGCCTTCAAGGGCGAAGCCCAATTCACCGCCGCCATCCAGGCCTTGGTGGAGGGGAAGACGGCGAAGGTCTACTTCCTCACCGGCCACGGGGAGCGCGACCTGGCCGACACGACCAACCCCGTCGGCATCGGCGGCTTGAAGATCTACATCGAGCGGGACAACCTCACCGCCGCCCCGCTCAACCTGGCGCACGAGGGGGCGATCCCGAAGGACGCCGACGCCCTCGTCATCGCCGGTCCGCGCAGCCCGCTGACGGCCAACGAGGTTCAGGCCATCGCTACCTACCTGGCGGACAAGGGGAAGGTCATCCTCTTTCAGGACCCGCAGGCCGTCACCGGCCTGGAGCCGGTGGCGCAGCAATACGGCATCGTCCTGCAGGACACCCGCGTGCTGGGCGCGCTGAACATGGCGGGCAAGCGTTACCTCCTCAACACCGCCATCGGCACCGAATACGCCGACCATCCCGCCGTCCGCCTCCTCAAGGGGATGAACCTGAAGATGGACAACGCCCGTTCCCTGGCCCTGTTGAAAGACCCCGCCAGCCCCAACGTCTCCAAGGCCACCGCCTTGGTGAAGACTCCGGCGGGCTTTTGGGGGGAGACCAATCTGGAAGACCCCAATCCCCAGTTCAATCCCGGCGCCGACATCCCCGGCCCGCTCATTCTGGCCGTGGCCTACGACGGCGGGGAGATCCCCGGGGACGGCGCCAAGCTCGTCGGTTCCCGCTTGGTGGTTGTCGGCGGCTCCACCTTCCTCACCAACGGAAAGCTGGATATGACCGGCCTCGATTTCTTCCTCTCCCTCCTCAACTGGGAGCTGCAGAAGAACCTGGCCATCGGCATCTCGCCGAAGGCGGCCCAGGAATTCGGCCTCAACGTCAGCCCGCTGCAGAAGTCGACCATCATCGTCCTGGCTTTGGCGTTGGCGCCCGGTTTGGCCTTCCTCACCGGGACGGCCGTCTGGTTCTCCCGCCGCCGTTAG
- a CDS encoding 2-enoyl thioester reductase domain-containing protein codes for MPHALAFEAFGPPAEVLSWRETSSGPLGAGQVRVRIEASPINPADLNRIEGTYGTRPPLPAVGGVEGAARVVETGSDVESVKPGDLVRLRGGGYWREEAVVPAEEVVPFPPGLTAEQAALFQVNPATAWGLLHEFARLQPGDWVVQNAATSDVGAHVIALARHYGWRTLNLVRREGDVAPLKAAGADAVTAAADAESLLRETGGARPVLALNAVGGESAALLAKVLAPDAAHVTYGAMGRQPVKLSNRALIFENIAFHGFWVSRWRTKADPVRVAAMEGELAGLFAGGVLRARVEARYAFPQYREALAHAAREGKKGKVLFVPGQK; via the coding sequence ATGCCCCACGCGCTCGCTTTTGAGGCCTTTGGCCCCCCTGCGGAAGTCCTTTCCTGGAGGGAGACCTCCTCCGGGCCGCTGGGGGCGGGCCAAGTCCGCGTCCGGATCGAGGCCAGCCCCATCAATCCGGCCGACCTGAACCGGATCGAGGGGACGTACGGCACCCGCCCGCCGCTGCCCGCCGTGGGCGGCGTGGAGGGGGCGGCCCGGGTCGTCGAGACGGGCTCTGACGTCGAATCGGTGAAGCCGGGGGACCTGGTCCGGCTGCGCGGGGGCGGCTACTGGCGGGAGGAAGCCGTGGTGCCTGCGGAGGAGGTTGTCCCGTTCCCGCCCGGCCTGACGGCGGAGCAGGCGGCTCTTTTCCAGGTGAACCCGGCGACGGCTTGGGGCCTCCTTCATGAATTTGCCCGGCTCCAGCCCGGGGACTGGGTGGTCCAGAACGCGGCGACTTCCGACGTGGGGGCCCATGTCATCGCCCTGGCCCGACACTACGGTTGGCGGACGCTGAACCTGGTCCGGCGGGAGGGAGACGTCGCCCCCTTAAAAGCCGCCGGGGCGGACGCGGTGACGGCGGCGGCCGATGCGGAGTCCCTCCTGCGGGAAACCGGCGGGGCGCGGCCGGTGCTGGCGCTCAACGCGGTGGGCGGGGAGAGCGCGGCCCTCCTGGCCAAGGTGCTGGCGCCCGACGCCGCCCACGTCACCTACGGGGCGATGGGCCGCCAGCCGGTGAAGCTTTCCAACCGGGCCCTCATCTTCGAGAACATCGCCTTTCACGGCTTCTGGGTCAGCCGCTGGCGGACGAAGGCCGATCCGGTCCGCGTCGCCGCCATGGAGGGGGAGCTGGCGGGGCTTTTCGCCGGGGGGGTCCTGCGCGCCCGGGTGGAGGCGCGCTACGCTTTTCCGCAATACCGGGAGGCGCTGGCCCATGCGGCGCGGGAGGGGAAGAAAGGGAAAGTCCTCTTTGTGCCCGGCCAGAAGTAG
- a CDS encoding ABC transporter permease subunit, giving the protein MNFWTLYKRELRSIFLSPIAYVVMTGAALIQGAGFAVFLALMIYQNMRGYSILYACLNAFVFWFTIMVEAPLISMRSFSEEYKMGTIEMLLTAPVREWEVVLSKFVSLVTFFVLLWIPVALNVAYVYTFSDQKFDLTWGMVVLPFLMVFLLGVFFISICLFASSLTKNQIIAAILGFALIFAIFCINFLAYLGLSEGARQVVSYLSSLSHMDTFSRGIFDTRPVVLYLSGTAFFLFLTERILEARRLRS; this is encoded by the coding sequence ATGAATTTCTGGACCCTCTACAAGCGGGAGCTGCGCAGCATCTTCCTCTCCCCCATCGCCTACGTGGTGATGACCGGCGCGGCCCTCATCCAGGGCGCGGGCTTCGCCGTTTTCCTGGCCCTCATGATCTATCAGAACATGCGGGGTTACTCGATCCTCTACGCCTGCCTGAACGCCTTCGTTTTCTGGTTCACCATCATGGTGGAGGCGCCGCTCATCTCCATGCGCTCCTTCTCGGAGGAATATAAGATGGGCACCATCGAGATGCTCCTCACCGCTCCCGTGCGGGAGTGGGAGGTGGTCCTCTCCAAGTTCGTCTCCCTGGTCACCTTCTTCGTCCTGCTCTGGATCCCGGTGGCGCTGAACGTGGCCTACGTCTATACCTTCAGCGACCAGAAGTTCGACCTGACCTGGGGCATGGTCGTGCTGCCTTTCTTGATGGTCTTCCTCCTGGGCGTTTTCTTCATCTCCATCTGTCTCTTCGCCTCCTCCCTGACGAAGAACCAGATTATCGCCGCCATCCTGGGCTTCGCGCTCATCTTCGCCATCTTCTGCATTAACTTCCTGGCCTACCTGGGCTTGAGCGAAGGGGCGCGGCAGGTCGTCAGCTACCTCTCCTCCCTCTCCCACATGGACACGTTCTCCCGGGGCATCTTCGACACGCGGCCCGTCGTCCTTTACCTGAGCGGCACCGCCTTCTTCCTCTTCCTGACCGAGCGGATCCTGGAGGCGCGCCGCCTCCGTTCGTGA
- a CDS encoding transglycosylase domain-containing protein has translation MRPSLLHSFWIALGILFSLVAGAVFLWLVYSAGWALCFNLKKVSHMPLTTVIYDRNGHPLQRIFQENRVIVSGDQVSHYLKDAIVATEDQRFYRHVGVDPISMGRAAAGNLFHGHVSSGASTITQQLARNSAHMSQRTYGRKLKEIFLALRLESVYTKEQILTFYMNRIFFGGRLYGVGSASEAYFGKAPKDLTLSEAAMLAGIISGPNSFSPWHNPAKAKAARARALRRMEDHGYITEAERRAAEEEPLALRPLEPSVGSHAGAAAWREAQDLLSPGLLSRGGLRIETTIDLGFQREAEAEVERQLEQIEAESDYRHLTRARAIQAGREGAPYLQGAFVALDNRDGGILALVGSRNYDESHFDRALAAWRQIGSTVKPFVYANAFNVLNIGGMTQVDRSHFDLRRPDWATAGLNPDPANPPDFIPVRQALETSDNFASVRTAVAGGLENFADLFRRATGVTIPPYPSSALGACSVTPLQVAAAFSIFPNYGIKKKPYLIRRILDPEGRVLYEHVPSEQRVLSPQVAFQVNDLLQGVVDEGTGRGVRAAGVQGAVGGKTGTTNDYKDSWFVGYTTAVTAGLWIGFDTPVQILPGGYASRLSVPLWGRIMAQAQTYYPPGTFEPPPGVALVQTYTTRDTFFGSEQVPNGRAEYLRAEQRDAGGPLLAIGGAPADRVLPATAVGEEAPGAEKAARARAVATSVPAQPVAAGPDVPEPRIFTWLRDQYHRFTAPAAPSTGGDETISVSAAEATPPPRAQLVAPPPSAGEAAAAAVEPAEPVERAQPVGGAEPVEAAQPVEPVRAATPVAPRAEPVQRALPVGSPQ, from the coding sequence TTGAGACCGTCGCTGCTTCATTCCTTCTGGATCGCCCTGGGGATCCTCTTTTCGCTCGTCGCGGGGGCGGTCTTTCTTTGGCTGGTCTACTCGGCGGGCTGGGCGCTCTGCTTCAACCTGAAGAAGGTGAGCCACATGCCGCTGACCACGGTGATCTACGACCGGAACGGCCATCCCCTGCAGCGGATTTTCCAGGAGAACCGGGTGATCGTCAGCGGGGACCAGGTCTCCCATTACCTCAAGGATGCGATCGTCGCCACGGAGGATCAGCGGTTTTACCGCCACGTCGGCGTCGATCCCATCTCCATGGGCCGCGCGGCGGCGGGGAACCTGTTCCACGGCCACGTCTCCTCCGGCGCCAGCACCATCACCCAGCAGCTGGCGCGCAATTCCGCCCACATGTCCCAGCGCACCTATGGGCGGAAGCTGAAGGAGATCTTCCTGGCCCTGCGTTTGGAGAGCGTTTACACGAAGGAGCAGATCCTCACGTTCTACATGAACCGGATCTTCTTCGGCGGGCGGCTCTACGGCGTCGGCTCCGCCTCGGAAGCCTACTTCGGGAAGGCGCCGAAGGACCTCACCCTTTCCGAGGCGGCGATGCTGGCCGGGATCATTTCCGGCCCCAATTCCTTCTCCCCCTGGCATAATCCGGCCAAGGCGAAGGCGGCCCGCGCCCGCGCGCTGCGCCGCATGGAGGACCACGGCTACATCACGGAGGCGGAGCGCCGCGCGGCGGAGGAGGAGCCGCTGGCCCTGCGTCCGCTGGAGCCCTCCGTCGGCTCCCACGCCGGGGCCGCCGCCTGGCGGGAGGCGCAGGACCTCCTGAGCCCGGGCCTCCTGAGCCGGGGCGGCTTGCGCATCGAGACGACGATTGACCTCGGCTTCCAGCGGGAGGCGGAGGCGGAGGTGGAGCGGCAGCTGGAGCAGATCGAGGCGGAGTCCGACTACCGCCACCTGACCCGCGCGCGGGCGATCCAGGCGGGGCGGGAGGGGGCGCCGTATCTCCAGGGCGCCTTCGTCGCCCTCGACAACCGGGACGGAGGCATCCTGGCCCTGGTGGGGAGCCGCAATTACGACGAGAGCCACTTCGACCGCGCGCTGGCGGCCTGGCGGCAGATCGGCTCCACGGTGAAGCCCTTCGTCTACGCCAATGCCTTTAACGTGCTGAACATCGGCGGCATGACGCAGGTCGACCGCAGCCACTTCGACCTGCGGCGTCCGGACTGGGCCACGGCGGGCCTCAATCCGGACCCGGCCAACCCGCCCGACTTCATCCCGGTCCGCCAGGCGCTGGAGACGAGCGATAATTTTGCCTCCGTTCGTACGGCGGTGGCGGGGGGCTTGGAGAATTTCGCCGACCTTTTCCGCCGCGCCACGGGGGTGACGATCCCGCCGTATCCCTCCTCCGCGCTGGGGGCCTGTTCCGTCACGCCGCTCCAGGTCGCGGCGGCGTTCTCCATCTTTCCCAATTACGGCATCAAGAAGAAGCCCTACCTCATCCGGCGAATCCTTGACCCGGAGGGGCGCGTCCTTTACGAGCATGTCCCTTCCGAGCAGCGGGTCCTTTCCCCGCAGGTCGCCTTCCAGGTGAACGACCTGCTCCAGGGCGTCGTGGACGAGGGGACGGGCCGCGGCGTCCGCGCCGCGGGCGTGCAGGGGGCGGTGGGCGGCAAGACCGGCACCACGAACGATTACAAGGACAGCTGGTTCGTCGGCTACACGACGGCGGTGACGGCGGGGTTGTGGATCGGCTTCGACACGCCGGTGCAGATTCTGCCCGGCGGCTACGCCTCCCGCCTTTCCGTGCCGCTCTGGGGCCGGATCATGGCGCAGGCGCAGACCTATTACCCGCCCGGCACGTTTGAGCCGCCGCCGGGCGTGGCCCTGGTGCAGACCTACACCACGCGGGACACGTTCTTCGGCTCGGAGCAGGTGCCGAACGGCCGGGCCGAATATCTCCGCGCCGAGCAGCGGGACGCCGGGGGGCCGCTGCTGGCGATCGGCGGCGCGCCCGCCGACCGGGTCCTCCCCGCCACCGCCGTGGGGGAGGAGGCTCCCGGAGCGGAGAAGGCGGCGCGCGCTCGGGCGGTGGCCACTTCCGTTCCGGCCCAGCCGGTCGCCGCCGGACCGGACGTGCCGGAGCCGCGCATCTTCACCTGGCTCCGGGACCAGTATCACCGTTTTACGGCCCCCGCCGCGCCCTCCACGGGCGGCGACGAGACTATTTCCGTCTCCGCCGCGGAGGCGACTCCGCCGCCCCGCGCCCAGCTGGTGGCGCCCCCGCCTTCCGCCGGGGAAGCGGCTGCCGCGGCCGTCGAGCCCGCCGAGCCGGTGGAGCGGGCCCAGCCTGTCGGGGGCGCGGAGCCGGTCGAGGCGGCGCAGCCCGTGGAACCGGTCCGCGCCGCCACGCCGGTCGCTCCCCGGGCGGAGCCGGTGCAGCGGGCGCTTCCGGTGGGCAGTCCGCAATAG
- a CDS encoding ParA family protein: protein MKIYAIANQKGGVGKTTTTISLAAALAEAGHRTLLIDLDPQANATSGVGLEPNERGSLYPVFLGERRLSEQIVPTAYPNLDVVPCEIDLAGSEIEISRRENPLTALREAFQAFREEPGAPAARYEFAFIDCPPSLGILMTNALAAADALLVPLQCEYFALEGLSKILNLVEQIGAIHPALKPQVAGVIMTMYDARTRLSQQVVDDVRQNVAALAFQTIIPRTVRLAEAPSHGQPILKYDSSSIGAQSYRRLAQEFLERQGLA, encoded by the coding sequence ATGAAGATCTACGCCATCGCGAACCAGAAAGGCGGCGTCGGCAAGACGACGACCACGATCAGCCTGGCCGCCGCCTTGGCGGAGGCGGGCCATCGCACCCTTCTCATCGACCTGGACCCGCAGGCCAACGCGACCAGCGGCGTGGGCCTGGAGCCGAACGAGCGCGGGAGCCTCTACCCCGTCTTCCTGGGGGAACGCCGCCTTTCCGAGCAGATCGTGCCCACGGCCTACCCGAACCTGGACGTCGTGCCGTGCGAGATCGATCTGGCCGGCAGCGAGATCGAGATCTCCCGCCGGGAAAACCCCCTGACCGCCCTGCGCGAGGCCTTCCAGGCCTTCCGCGAGGAGCCCGGCGCGCCCGCCGCGCGCTACGAATTCGCCTTCATCGACTGCCCCCCTTCCCTGGGCATCCTCATGACGAACGCCCTGGCCGCCGCCGACGCGCTCCTCGTCCCCCTGCAGTGCGAATACTTCGCCCTGGAGGGCCTGAGCAAGATCCTCAACCTCGTGGAACAGATCGGCGCCATCCATCCCGCGCTCAAGCCGCAGGTCGCGGGCGTCATCATGACGATGTACGACGCGCGCACGCGCCTCTCCCAGCAGGTCGTCGACGACGTGCGGCAGAACGTCGCCGCCCTCGCCTTCCAGACGATCATTCCTCGCACCGTCCGGCTGGCCGAAGCCCCCAGCCACGGCCAGCCGATCCTGAAGTACGATTCCTCCAGCATCGGCGCGCAAAGCTACCGGCGGCTGGCCCAGGAATTCCTGGAGCGGCAGGGTTTGGCCTAG
- a CDS encoding ATP-binding cassette domain-containing protein: protein MIEVEHFSKTYAGFKAVRDISFRVDKGEIVGFLGPNGAGKSTTMKVLAGYLPPTDGHIRVAGYDVVTESLEVRRRVGYMPENVPLYTDMRVDEFLRFRARLKGVPGRQVRDRVEHVKRLCHLQDAQHKIIGTLSKGFRQRVGLADAIVHNPDLLILDEPTIGLDPHQIRSVRDLIRELGQHHTILLSTHILSEVEATCSRVLILNRGKIEASDTPANLTRLVRGGAAVVVEVRASREDALQHFSQARDVEEVEVIEEQEGGWLAVKAFPKAGADVREALYDVIRHRGWSLREMRRSKASLEEIFVELTQD from the coding sequence ATGATCGAAGTCGAACATTTCTCCAAAACCTATGCCGGCTTCAAAGCCGTGCGGGACATCTCCTTCCGGGTCGACAAAGGGGAAATCGTCGGTTTCCTCGGACCGAACGGCGCCGGGAAAAGCACGACCATGAAGGTGCTGGCGGGCTACCTCCCCCCCACCGACGGGCACATCCGCGTGGCCGGGTACGACGTGGTGACCGAGTCTCTGGAGGTGCGCCGCCGGGTCGGCTACATGCCGGAGAATGTCCCGCTCTACACGGACATGCGGGTGGACGAGTTTCTCCGTTTCCGCGCGCGCCTCAAGGGCGTGCCGGGCCGCCAGGTCCGGGACCGGGTGGAGCACGTGAAGCGCCTCTGCCACCTGCAGGACGCCCAGCACAAGATCATCGGCACCCTCTCCAAGGGCTTCCGCCAGCGCGTCGGCCTGGCCGACGCGATCGTCCACAATCCCGATCTTCTCATCCTGGACGAGCCGACCATCGGCCTCGACCCCCACCAGATCCGCTCCGTGCGCGATCTGATCCGGGAGCTGGGCCAGCACCACACCATCCTTCTTTCCACCCACATCCTCAGCGAGGTGGAGGCGACCTGCAGCCGCGTCCTGATCCTCAACCGCGGCAAGATCGAGGCCTCCGACACGCCCGCCAACCTGACCCGCCTGGTGCGCGGTGGCGCGGCGGTGGTGGTGGAGGTCCGCGCCTCGCGGGAGGACGCCCTCCAGCACTTCTCCCAGGCCCGCGACGTGGAGGAGGTGGAGGTGATCGAGGAGCAGGAAGGCGGCTGGCTGGCCGTGAAGGCGTTCCCCAAGGCGGGCGCCGACGTGCGGGAGGCGCTCTACGACGTCATCCGCCACCGCGGCTGGTCCCTGCGCGAGATGCGCCGGAGCAAGGCGAGCCTGGAGGAAATCTTCGTCGAACTGACCCAAGACTAG
- a CDS encoding DUF4340 domain-containing protein, whose amino-acid sequence MRNFRSTLVLALVVLGMAAYLFLDRHHRGTEEAERARIQVFYDAKADQINSVKITDPEGLLTLEKKGGAWTITAPIVTAADPGAVEGVLNELQFLGARRTIPLAKIPGGTKTLEGWELVPGNVVVEFSGPGFSKVLRIGRKTAVSEMLYARASNSADSPVILISSAARDGIDRKLADLRSRQALRLDPAQVRQLGLRQAGAAPEYALGRQDGAWKLEKPLSAAADTQRVLHWLGDLGSLRVQQFISDDAADLSPYGLNTPAAQFWVKEEASKNPSILLIGQPVPGQMKSDTPQVYAKRLDEKTVFTLARQDVERLAADLPATRDRRVLPFHPAEAAAIRAEQSFDPAKPAAFSARKEGDKWLAAPAAAGGKDLPVDRAALLGLVDDLAALEAAQFVSDTTSDLKAYGLDHPSATLTVTLAVAKPEAPDQSGEKAKTSPDAKKEAPAPAPAPVTLLLGKIGKGPNGKPVLYAKNAALPFIYGLDPSFREKWPGQPWTWLDTNVSPLSADQIGSITLMGANGSVLRIARTNGLYTCDRPGAIIDAGAAAGKWALLGHLHAVRWLGPAQASYGLSKPAKAIVQPAAEVKDAAPFTLLVGGKVEGGYAMQIEGAPYAFVLSEDDYKKLVANPFLGAKNPPVPAAAK is encoded by the coding sequence ATGAGGAACTTTCGTTCCACCCTTGTCCTGGCCCTCGTCGTCCTGGGGATGGCGGCCTATCTTTTCCTGGACCGCCACCATCGCGGCACGGAGGAGGCGGAGCGGGCGCGCATCCAGGTCTTCTACGACGCCAAGGCCGATCAGATCAATTCGGTGAAGATCACCGATCCGGAAGGGCTCCTGACCCTCGAAAAGAAGGGCGGCGCCTGGACGATCACCGCCCCCATCGTCACCGCCGCCGATCCGGGCGCGGTGGAGGGCGTGCTCAACGAGCTGCAGTTCCTCGGCGCCCGCCGCACCATTCCCCTGGCCAAGATCCCCGGCGGGACCAAAACCTTGGAAGGATGGGAGCTGGTGCCGGGCAACGTCGTCGTCGAGTTCTCCGGCCCCGGCTTCTCCAAGGTGCTGCGGATCGGCCGCAAGACGGCGGTGAGCGAGATGCTCTACGCCCGCGCCTCCAATAGTGCCGACTCTCCTGTCATCCTCATCTCCTCCGCCGCCCGCGACGGTATCGACCGCAAGCTGGCCGACCTGCGCAGCCGCCAGGCCCTGCGGCTCGATCCCGCCCAGGTCCGCCAGCTGGGCCTGCGCCAGGCGGGCGCCGCGCCGGAATACGCCCTGGGCCGCCAGGACGGCGCGTGGAAGCTGGAAAAGCCCCTGAGCGCCGCCGCCGACACGCAGCGGGTCCTCCATTGGCTGGGGGACCTGGGCAGCCTGCGCGTCCAGCAGTTCATCAGCGACGACGCCGCCGATCTGAGCCCCTACGGCCTGAACACCCCCGCCGCCCAATTCTGGGTGAAGGAGGAGGCGTCCAAGAATCCCTCCATTCTCCTTATCGGCCAGCCCGTCCCCGGCCAGATGAAGAGCGATACCCCGCAGGTCTACGCGAAGCGGCTCGACGAAAAGACGGTCTTCACCCTGGCCCGGCAGGATGTGGAGCGTCTGGCAGCGGACCTGCCCGCCACGCGCGACCGCCGCGTCCTCCCCTTCCATCCGGCCGAGGCCGCCGCGATCCGCGCGGAGCAGTCCTTCGATCCGGCCAAGCCCGCCGCCTTCTCCGCCCGCAAGGAAGGGGACAAGTGGCTGGCCGCCCCCGCCGCCGCGGGCGGCAAGGATCTGCCGGTCGACCGGGCGGCGCTCTTGGGCCTGGTTGACGATCTCGCCGCGCTGGAGGCGGCCCAGTTCGTTAGCGACACTACCAGCGATCTGAAGGCCTACGGCCTCGACCATCCCTCGGCCACGCTGACCGTCACCCTCGCCGTGGCGAAGCCGGAAGCTCCCGATCAGTCCGGAGAAAAGGCCAAAACGTCCCCGGACGCCAAGAAGGAGGCACCCGCGCCCGCTCCCGCCCCGGTCACCCTGCTCCTGGGCAAAATCGGCAAGGGTCCGAACGGTAAGCCCGTGCTCTACGCCAAGAACGCCGCGCTGCCCTTCATCTACGGCCTCGATCCCTCCTTTCGGGAGAAATGGCCCGGCCAGCCCTGGACGTGGCTGGATACAAACGTCAGCCCATTGAGCGCCGATCAGATCGGCAGCATCACGCTTATGGGGGCTAATGGGTCGGTCCTGCGGATCGCACGAACGAACGGGCTCTACACTTGCGACCGTCCCGGGGCGATTATTGATGCCGGCGCCGCCGCGGGAAAATGGGCGCTCCTGGGGCATCTGCATGCGGTTCGCTGGCTGGGGCCGGCCCAGGCCTCCTACGGTTTGTCAAAGCCGGCCAAGGCCATTGTGCAGCCCGCGGCGGAGGTTAAGGATGCCGCGCCCTTCACGTTGTTGGTCGGAGGCAAAGTGGAGGGCGGTTATGCCATGCAAATCGAGGGGGCGCCGTATGCTTTCGTCCTTTCCGAAGACGACTATAAGAAGCTGGTGGCCAATCCCTTTTTAGGCGCTAAGAACCCGCCCGTTCCTGCCGCCGCCAAATAG